Below is a window of Desulfovibrio sp. JC010 DNA.
GAACAGTGCGGCTAGGATTTTCATAGAGATCAAAGCCCCGGTTAGTTGGAAGTGAAGACGATTGTGTTGGTGGCGGCGAGCTGATTGGTGATGGCAGCAACCATTCCGCTGGCCTGCTGGATGACCACGCCATTGACTGTGACCGAAACCCATGATCCGGCCTGAAAGGTCGCCAGCTTTACGCAGGCGTATTCGGGTACGCTGTTGTGGGTGATGGTGAAGGTGGTCGGATCAGTTCCGGCGGCAACGGTTACTGCACCGTTCCAGACGTTGCGAACTTCACCGCTGCTTTTGATCATACCGTCAGGCACGGCTTCGTTGGTCACGGCAATGTCTGTGGTCAGGCCGTTGAAGTCTGGTTCGCCCTGATAGAGGTTCTTGATATCGAGGCGGAAGGTGGAAAGGTTCTGTTCCGCCTTGGCAATTTTGTCGTTGTCGATTCCTTTGGAAATCATGTAGCCGGAACCGCCGAGTACGATGAGGCCGATAAGTAATGCGCCGAGTGTTTCCAGTAATGTCATGTCTTTTTTCCTTTAATATCCCATGTTTTGACCGAGTTGTTGTTGAAGTGATGTCACCGCGAGTACGATGCTGGTGATCATTGAACTGATGCCGATGATGCAGGTTATGTTGATGATTTTGGCCTGCGTTTTGATTGTCTCCATGCCTTCAGCCAGCCATTCCTCGGCAATGAGGTGCAGCCGGGCGTCGAAGCCGGGAAGTGTGGAATAGATGCGCAGATCTTCGATGATGGTTTGAGCCGGAAAGCGGTAGCCGGAATCGTCCAAAGCTTCGCCGATCCCTTTGCCGAGATTAAGCTGGGCCTTGATTGAGTTCAGCCGTTCCTTGAGCCACGGGCTGGAACCGGGAGTCTCAAGCATGTCGTTCATGGCTTGTGAGAGTTGAATCCCGGATTTCATCAGGGTTGAGAGGGTGAAGAGCCAGAGACTGCCGATGATAAGCCGATAGAATGACCACGGCGGCAGGCCGTCAAAGCGGACACGAATCTTGCCGGTCCAGATCTTGATGGTCGCCAGTGAAGTGAGGAAAAGCAGCACTATCCCGGCAAGCAGGATGGTTCCGAAGGTGGAATCCACGAATCCGGCCACTTGATAGAGAGTCTTTGCACTGCCCACCCAGCGGGAAGGCTCGGAAAGCTCGGCAAGTTTGGGAACTACGTAGCGCGAGAGCACCAGCAGCAGGGCAATCAGGGCAAGGACCAGAATTACCGGGTAGCTCAATGCTTTCCACATGGAGTTGACAATTTTCAGCCTGGCTTTGATAAGCTTTACACAAAGTTCAAGTGACACATGAAGTTTTCCTGATTCCATGCCGCTTTGAAGGAGCATTGCTTCTTCAGCAGGGATGAAACCGCGCAGAGCTTCATGAATGCTGTCCCCGGAATTGATGCGGGCCGACACTTCAGAGAGTACCGGGCTGAGCAGATTGCGTTGCTTGGCGTAGCGTTCTTCAATGTAGCTGACGGCATCAGCCATGAGAATTCCGTGGCGGGTCATGGCCGCAAGTTTGCGGTAAACCCTGATCCGTACCTGCTGGGTAAAGAAGAGCTTTGCCAGCAGATTGGTGTGCTTAAACAACTGCATGGGCAAACTCGCTTCTTTGTGGGAATGTTTCTATGTGGCTGGTAGTGAACCCATTGTGTTTGCGGTCGTAATCCAGCGGAACGCCGAGCCGCAGTTCAGCAAGGCAGGGATCAACTATGCCTGTCTGGATGAGTTCAAGGGCATGGTCCACAAAGGTTCTGCCGTTTAACTCATGTCGCCAGTGGGTGTAGGCTGCATCCATGTTTCCGTTGCGGATGGCATTAAGAATTACGTGGTCGGTGGGGACCAGCTCAGCGGCAACAGTCTGGCCGATGATGCCCATGCCTGCGCACTCTGCGCAGCCTTCACCACGAATATGAATCTGATCCATGTCGGTTATGGTGGACATGATCCGTTCTAAAAGCGGTTGCGGAAGGCTTCTACGGCGCAGTTCATTGTCGGGCCCAAGAGCAAAAACGTGTTTGATAGGCATCTTGCACTTGGGGCAGAGAACCGGGACCAGTCGCTGATGATGCAGGCCGGAAAGCACGGTGTGGTCGCAGAGATATTCCAGCGGGTCAGGGTAATTGGCCGCACATAGCAGGGAAACCATGCGCTGAATGATTCCAAAGGCCGAGTTGGCGTGAACAGTAGTCCAGACCCCGTGCCCGGTCTGGGCAGCATCCAGTGCGGCGGAAGCAGCCTGCGGGAAACGGATCTCACCGATCATGATTTCATCCGGGTCGGAACGCATGGCCCCGGCAATGGCGTTGCGGTAAGCCCGGCCTCTATTTTCATCCTGATCGTTAGTGCTGACCCGGACCTGCTTGACCCGCTCCAGCGGATATTCCGGCGGATCTTCAATGGCGAGGTAGTTCTTTTCGGGATTCTCCTCGGCCATGCTTTCCATGATGTGTTTGAGCGCGGTACTTTTGCCGTGTCCGGTGGGACCGGAAAGCAGCGAAAGCCCGGACCGCTGGGTCAGGGTCTGAAAATCGCGCTTGTGCTGTTCGGAATAGCCGAGACTGGCGAGCCGCTGCTCCAGATTGCCCTTGGCCGTGGTGCGGTCATAGAGCAGACGCAGGGCCATGAAGGTCCCGGTGCCGTTGTCGGCCATGGCGCATTCCAGCGGCTCGGTATGGATGCGGATGGAATGAACTTCCGAGGGCAGGAAGTCATTGTTTACGATCCTGCCGTCCTGCCGCTCACTGGGAATGAAGGTCGAATCTACCTGATTGGACATGGTCTGATAGATGGCCACAATGATCTTGCGGCCACGCTCGCCTTTAAGCTGCTTGTAATCCTGCACCATGCCCAGCTTGCGGAACTTGATGGAGGCATACGGACCTTCGTCAGTCAGGTGAATGTCGGACGCGCCCTGCTTATGGGCATCGGCGATGATGTCCACGGCAAGGGTCTGAATGTCGCTCTCGGTCTCGATGCGGGTGTGGTGCTTCTTGCGCAGCTTCTGGAATTCACTGGCTTCAACCCGCTTGGTTTCCGTGTAACCTTTGCGGGCGGCATAGCTGAGGAAGGACATCAGATGTGCGTCGTCTTCCAGCTCCGCAGAGATCAGGATCACGCCCTCAAGGAGCATGACCCGCTCTTGCAGAATCTCCGGTATTTCGTTGTTGGTCATGCTGATTACTCCACGAATTTCAAGGGAATATTCTTGCCGTTATGACGGACAAGCACTGACTGCGGGGTGATGACATCAACCCTGCCGATTCCTACGCTTGCGCCCTCGCTTACGGTCTGCACTCCGTCACGACTGACCAGAGTTGCGGAGAGCCGTCCGTCCACACCTTGGATCGAAACTATTTTGGGCCAGACCGGACGGCTTGTCTTTTTTACGGCAGTTTTGGGGGCTGCTGAAGCTGGGGGCAGGACCGGGATTATCGGCATGGTCAGCTCGCGCAGTTTCTTTTGCTTCTCAGCGATTTTGACCTGCACATTGAGGACATCGAGCTGTGAATGAAGCGCACTTAAGCCTTCAAGGGAAACAAAGGCTGGGCCGCTGATTTTGGGCCTTGCGGAGGTTTGTTTCTCGGCAGAATTAGGCTGGGTAGTTGTGCCGTTACTCGTGCTGTTGGTGGCTTCGTAGAAAGTCGGGATAGTCGCGTTTGTTCCGTTGTCATGCCCCGCAGCGGTTGCGTTGAACGCAGTTCCGTTTCCAACTGGCATTGAGCTGTTTGCAGGAGCGGAAACCAGCGGATCGGCAAAAGAAGCCATGTCAGCCGATTCCTGTGCATAGACGGCAGTTGCCAGCAGGAGCATGATCAGGACGAGGTTAATAAGACGCATAGATCTGTCCCTCCATGGTGCATTTGTTTTCAGTAAGGTCGATTTTTGTGAGAACCAGACCGGGAATGGTGTCCAGCTCAAAGAAGAGCGGTTCGGAAATGACCGAAATTGACGGCAGCGCGGACAGTTTCCATCCTCCTTTGATCCATGGAGCGGTGTGCTGATTTGTCTTGTCGAGCTTTTTGATTTCGGGGTTCTTCCAGTTCAGGCGCAGCTTTGCACCGAGAACGCGAGTCAGCTCATAGAGCCGGGCGGTGACTTCGGATTTGTGGCCCAGCTCCTGTTTTGCTCGCTGATTTCTGAGTGAATAGGGAATGGCGATTTCAGCCAGTTCCGGGCTGGAGCCGAGAGTGGAGTTGCCGGGACGGTCAGTAAATTGCGCACCCTGCTGATGCAGCCAGGCCATATAAATCCCTTCATTATTACGAATGACGGATTTCAGCTTCCAGCCGAGGGTGTACGGTTCGGTATGGCGCACGGCACGCAGGAACTCATATGCAAAAGCTGAAGGAAGCGCGGTTTCGTTCCAAGTCTTCGCAAATAAGGTGTCGGGATTGATGACAACCGGCACTATTTCCTGCTGCTTGAGGTTGCTCTCAATGGCGGCAAGCCTGCGCAGTTCTGCAAGCTGATCCTGCTGAAACTGGTCCCAGATCAACCAGCCCATGCTCAGGGCAGCGCACAGCGCAGCACAGGAAATCAACAAGCCTCTGCGGTTTTCTTCAACTAACGGTTGAACTTTTTCGGAAGTTCGCAGCAAACCGTTGAAATGATCCATGGACTCTTCAACGGTTTCGCAAAGAATCTCGTTGTCATCCCAGTCGGACAGGGATTTGAGGTTCTTGAAGTGGGCTTCAGCTTCAGCCTGTGAGTTGAAGTATTGGTCGCCTTCAGCAGCGATGTTTTTCTTGCTGACCGCGCAGACCCACCACAATTCTTCACTGAGACAGAACATTCCGATCCATGTGGGCTGGGAACGCTCAACCAGCGCACAGGCCAGCGAGGGCAGACGTTTGATCTTTGCTTCAGCGCAGTTGCCAAGGCCGAACTGTTGCTTTCTGATTGCAACGCAATTGTATCCGCCTTCGGGGAATTTCTCGGCCAGAATGCGGGCCTGTTCCAGCGCGTCTTTGCGTTTGCCGGAGCCGTTAATGAACTGCCACCAGAGGCCGATGGCGTATTTTTTCTTTTTGATGAGAATATGTTGCATGGCTAGACTCCGGCACTTTCCATTTCAATGGTGATGATGATCAGGCTTTTGCCGTACTGCTGGCTGAGCCCGCCGGAGCTGATGCCGATTCCCTTAGAGTCCTGATTGCTTTCCTGCTCGAATCCGGCCAGCACCAGAGTCTGGCCGCACTTCATTTTGACCCGCTGGCTGAAGCTGCGGGTGGAAACCTGCGGCAACTGGATGGTCATGGAACCGGAGGAGAATTCCTTCATGGAATCCAGCGAAGAGAGGGTGATGTTGTATTGCAGGATGGCTTTGCGGTTATCCATGATGTGCGGGAGCACGGTCATGGAAAAGCCGGTGGAGACCTCACCGGGCGTGAGTTCCGAGGTCTGCATGGAATTTTCAGTGGTGGTTGAGCTGACCCCGGCAAGATAGGAATCTCGTTTGACCACCTGAACCGGCAAGGCCTGATTGTTCATCACAATCCCGGAGCCGGAAGTCAGCAGGGTTGTGCGCCCACGTTGACGCAGGGCGCGAAGCATGAGCTTGGTGTCCTTCCAGTTGCCGTCAAGAATTGCGGCGGTCAGAGTTCCCGCACCGGCAAGGGAGCTGTGCGGTTGGCCGCCGAGCAGGCTGAAGCTGGACTGACCGGCCTTGAGGGCGGTCTCAAGATTGAAGCCGGTATCAGCATTGCGGTTCAGCTCCAGCGACCAGACCTTGACCGCAAGGGCCACCTGCCTGCCCATCTTTGAGTTCAGGGAGTTGATGTACTTTTCAACCCGGCGCAGGACGGTGTTGGTGTCGGTAACAGTGACCATTCCGGCGGCTTCGTTGACCACAACCCTGCCGTCCTTGCTGAGCATGGCTTCGACAGCTCTTTGGGTATCCTTCCAGACATCGCCTTCAAAGCTGGCTTTGTTGGTCTGCGAGGTCTGGCTGACACTATCCGAGGTTTTGGTGGTCTGGCCTACGCCGTTGATGTTGTTGGCGTTGCCGGAGTTCCCGGAAGTCTGGGATTTGTTGGTGATGGTGGATTCGTATTTGATATTTCCCGGTGCAACATCAAGGCTGAATGACTTGGTCTGCAAGCGGGCAATTTCAACCTTGGCCCGGCTGGAATCATATTCCCAGCCCATGCCGAAGAATTCGCACATGTTGTCCAGCAAGCCCTTGAGCTGGCCGTCATACATGAGCTGCATGCGTTCAGGGCTTTTGCGTTCCTGATTTTCCTGCGCAACATGCATATCGCTGTCAGCGTCCTGCACCACTTCAATATGAACGGGAAACTGCTCGCTGATTTTTCTCGCCAGCTCCGGCGCGGTCAGCGGGTGCCTTAAGTTGAGGGTAATCCGTCTGGTGAAGACGGCAGGAAGCTTATTGTTGTCCAGCTCCACGGGAACCGCGCCCACGTAGGGCGCATGGACAACAGTGACCGTCTTTTTCATGGTTGCTTGGTGCATGGATGCGGCACGGCTCTTTACCGATAGTTCCTGCGGGGAAGGTTGGAAATTGGTGCATCCGCCGACAAACAGACAGACGCAGAGCATAAATAAAAGAACTCGTTTCATGTTAATCCTCGCAGACTTCAACGACCTTGTTGGCCTGATAGATGGTTACGCGCAGTGAATTTCCGCTGGCGTGCATTCTGGAAAACAGCCGTTTGACTGCTCTGGGGAAGGTATCCCGGAAAGAGGCTTCGGCCTGCATCTGAAAATCATGGGGAGCTTTCCAGACCAGCGTGTATTCAGCGCGACCAGCCCAGCGTTTGAGCTGATCCCGCAGGCCACCGGGAACGATGTTCCAGTCTTCAGCAAGTGGAGATTCAACCTGTCGGGAGTCATTGCCCACGAACTCAAAAAATGCAGGGGTCTGGGTCAGCAGTCCGGCCTTTTCAAATCCATCATGGGTCAGGTTGTAGACCTGCCCGAAAGACCAGCCGTCTGAAGCTTTGACATGCAGGTAATAAAGGGTGCTGTTGCCGATGCCATCAAAGACCAAGTCCATATCCAGCACATTAGGATCTGTGGACTTGGGACTGAATTGGAAGCCCTGTGCGCGGAGGCTGGCATCAAACTTCCAGCCGAAGTCATTGTCAGGGACATTCAGGTGCAGGACGGTCCGGCCCGGAGGGTAATGACCGGCTACTTTGAGCGCGGCTTCTTCCACTAACTGCTCAATTTCCTGTTCTTGGTACATGGTTGTCTGCTGGCTCATTATTTCAGCTTCAAGCTGTCTGCCCGCACGTTTTACAGAACAGCCGCTGGCAAGCAGGCTCAGCAGAAGTAAGGGGATTAATTTTCTCATTTTGTTACCTCAATACGGTTTATTTCCACCTTGGCCTGATCCGTTCCGGTTCCGGCCACGAGGATTGCTTTTTCAAAGATCTCATCAACGATCATGGAACTACCTTTGACCCGATAATTGACGATTGCTTCCTGCCCGGCTTTTTCCACCAGCAGCACCGGTATTTCGGTCTGGGTGGATGTCCTCGGAAGCTGGATAAAAGTCCTGATTCCGTCGTTGTAGACGCGCATGGGCTTCCAACTCGCATCATCTCCGCTGATGGCATAGCTGAAGTCGAGTGTGGAGAGATCAACGGTTTTGCCTGCGATGTGGGTGGTCTCCCAGACTTCTTTGCGTTCTTTCTTTTTAAGACTGGCTTTAAGTATTTTTTGCTGATCTTCCGGGTACAGAAAAGCCACGTAGGGAGTGTGTCCCTTGCGCCGGGAAACCAGTTTCAGGTGATAGGTGCGGCGGTCGGTGGTGATGACCGCGCTGGTCACGAGTCCGGCATCAAGGGGCTTGATGATGAGGTGGGTGCGTTCCCGGCCCGGCATGCCGGATCGGCCCACAACCACCATCCAGCGGGCGGTGTCTCCGATGATGACGTCATTGACGTTTTCACCGGGCTGGAGTTCAAGGTCCGAGGCCATGAGCGGGGAGCAGATAAGGGTCGGCAGGGTCGCGCCGTAGACGTAAACGACCTTGCCGTTGCTCTGCATGATCGGCTTGATTTTGCGGTTCATCCATTCCCGTGAAAGCTTGAGTGCTGCCCACTCTTTGCTGTTCAGCGGAACGTCTTTTTTGCTGATGTAATCCGGTGCTGGCAGCGGCGAGGCCCATGCCGTGCATACGCTGATAAGCACAAGGAATATTGAGAGAAGAGTCTGTTTCATTGTGTTTCCTATTGTTC
It encodes the following:
- a CDS encoding type 4 pilus major pilin yields the protein MTLLETLGALLIGLIVLGGSGYMISKGIDNDKIAKAEQNLSTFRLDIKNLYQGEPDFNGLTTDIAVTNEAVPDGMIKSSGEVRNVWNGAVTVAAGTDPTTFTITHNSVPEYACVKLATFQAGSWVSVTVNGVVIQQASGMVAAITNQLAATNTIVFTSN
- a CDS encoding type II secretion system F family protein, whose product is MQLFKHTNLLAKLFFTQQVRIRVYRKLAAMTRHGILMADAVSYIEERYAKQRNLLSPVLSEVSARINSGDSIHEALRGFIPAEEAMLLQSGMESGKLHVSLELCVKLIKARLKIVNSMWKALSYPVILVLALIALLLVLSRYVVPKLAELSEPSRWVGSAKTLYQVAGFVDSTFGTILLAGIVLLFLTSLATIKIWTGKIRVRFDGLPPWSFYRLIIGSLWLFTLSTLMKSGIQLSQAMNDMLETPGSSPWLKERLNSIKAQLNLGKGIGEALDDSGYRFPAQTIIEDLRIYSTLPGFDARLHLIAEEWLAEGMETIKTQAKIINITCIIGISSMITSIVLAVTSLQQQLGQNMGY
- a CDS encoding ATPase, T2SS/T4P/T4SS family; its protein translation is MTNNEIPEILQERVMLLEGVILISAELEDDAHLMSFLSYAARKGYTETKRVEASEFQKLRKKHHTRIETESDIQTLAVDIIADAHKQGASDIHLTDEGPYASIKFRKLGMVQDYKQLKGERGRKIIVAIYQTMSNQVDSTFIPSERQDGRIVNNDFLPSEVHSIRIHTEPLECAMADNGTGTFMALRLLYDRTTAKGNLEQRLASLGYSEQHKRDFQTLTQRSGLSLLSGPTGHGKSTALKHIMESMAEENPEKNYLAIEDPPEYPLERVKQVRVSTNDQDENRGRAYRNAIAGAMRSDPDEIMIGEIRFPQAASAALDAAQTGHGVWTTVHANSAFGIIQRMVSLLCAANYPDPLEYLCDHTVLSGLHHQRLVPVLCPKCKMPIKHVFALGPDNELRRRSLPQPLLERIMSTITDMDQIHIRGEGCAECAGMGIIGQTVAAELVPTDHVILNAIRNGNMDAAYTHWRHELNGRTFVDHALELIQTGIVDPCLAELRLGVPLDYDRKHNGFTTSHIETFPQRSEFAHAVV
- the pilP gene encoding type IV pilus biogenesis protein PilP: MRLINLVLIMLLLATAVYAQESADMASFADPLVSAPANSSMPVGNGTAFNATAAGHDNGTNATIPTFYEATNSTSNGTTTQPNSAEKQTSARPKISGPAFVSLEGLSALHSQLDVLNVQVKIAEKQKKLRELTMPIIPVLPPASAAPKTAVKKTSRPVWPKIVSIQGVDGRLSATLVSRDGVQTVSEGASVGIGRVDVITPQSVLVRHNGKNIPLKFVE
- the pilO2 gene encoding type 4b pilus protein PilO2 is translated as MQHILIKKKKYAIGLWWQFINGSGKRKDALEQARILAEKFPEGGYNCVAIRKQQFGLGNCAEAKIKRLPSLACALVERSQPTWIGMFCLSEELWWVCAVSKKNIAAEGDQYFNSQAEAEAHFKNLKSLSDWDDNEILCETVEESMDHFNGLLRTSEKVQPLVEENRRGLLISCAALCAALSMGWLIWDQFQQDQLAELRRLAAIESNLKQQEIVPVVINPDTLFAKTWNETALPSAFAYEFLRAVRHTEPYTLGWKLKSVIRNNEGIYMAWLHQQGAQFTDRPGNSTLGSSPELAEIAIPYSLRNQRAKQELGHKSEVTARLYELTRVLGAKLRLNWKNPEIKKLDKTNQHTAPWIKGGWKLSALPSISVISEPLFFELDTIPGLVLTKIDLTENKCTMEGQIYASY
- a CDS encoding secretin N-terminal domain-containing protein, with product MKRVLLFMLCVCLFVGGCTNFQPSPQELSVKSRAASMHQATMKKTVTVVHAPYVGAVPVELDNNKLPAVFTRRITLNLRHPLTAPELARKISEQFPVHIEVVQDADSDMHVAQENQERKSPERMQLMYDGQLKGLLDNMCEFFGMGWEYDSSRAKVEIARLQTKSFSLDVAPGNIKYESTITNKSQTSGNSGNANNINGVGQTTKTSDSVSQTSQTNKASFEGDVWKDTQRAVEAMLSKDGRVVVNEAAGMVTVTDTNTVLRRVEKYINSLNSKMGRQVALAVKVWSLELNRNADTGFNLETALKAGQSSFSLLGGQPHSSLAGAGTLTAAILDGNWKDTKLMLRALRQRGRTTLLTSGSGIVMNNQALPVQVVKRDSYLAGVSSTTTENSMQTSELTPGEVSTGFSMTVLPHIMDNRKAILQYNITLSSLDSMKEFSSGSMTIQLPQVSTRSFSQRVKMKCGQTLVLAGFEQESNQDSKGIGISSGGLSQQYGKSLIIITIEMESAGV
- a CDS encoding TcpQ domain-containing protein, giving the protein MRKLIPLLLLSLLASGCSVKRAGRQLEAEIMSQQTTMYQEQEIEQLVEEAALKVAGHYPPGRTVLHLNVPDNDFGWKFDASLRAQGFQFSPKSTDPNVLDMDLVFDGIGNSTLYYLHVKASDGWSFGQVYNLTHDGFEKAGLLTQTPAFFEFVGNDSRQVESPLAEDWNIVPGGLRDQLKRWAGRAEYTLVWKAPHDFQMQAEASFRDTFPRAVKRLFSRMHASGNSLRVTIYQANKVVEVCED
- the trbG gene encoding P-type conjugative transfer protein TrbG — its product is MKQTLLSIFLVLISVCTAWASPLPAPDYISKKDVPLNSKEWAALKLSREWMNRKIKPIMQSNGKVVYVYGATLPTLICSPLMASDLELQPGENVNDVIIGDTARWMVVVGRSGMPGRERTHLIIKPLDAGLVTSAVITTDRRTYHLKLVSRRKGHTPYVAFLYPEDQQKILKASLKKKERKEVWETTHIAGKTVDLSTLDFSYAISGDDASWKPMRVYNDGIRTFIQLPRTSTQTEIPVLLVEKAGQEAIVNYRVKGSSMIVDEIFEKAILVAGTGTDQAKVEINRIEVTK